From the genome of Solanum pennellii chromosome 6, SPENNV200:
TCTTGCTCTGCTATCTGTTGGACGTGCACCACCTGCTGACCTTCCTCAGTTTGTGCTCTGTTACTCTTCTTTTCATActtctcttcttcatcatcatattCCGTAACTTCATAGTCCTCGTCTTCACCAAGCTCACCAGTGAACAACGCTACTGCATGAGGGATTACTTTGACCCTGATTATTGAGCTGCGAAAGGAAGCAAAAAACACCACATGAGTTCACTCTTCTGATAAAAATATAGGCAACTTATGTTGCATAGAACAAAACGAGGAATTTGTGCAAACAAAGATCTAAATAGAAGTGAATAAATACTAAAGAAACCATCCAAGCAAAGAAGAAATAATCGACATACCCAATTTCATAATCGTGTTCCATTTGATACTGGAGTTGTTCAAGCTGTAAGGAATACATTCAGTTTAGTCATGACATAGGTAAGCACTTGTATAATCAACGGAAAATCAATAAAGTTTTCTAAGTTGTTGAACCTACAGAATCATCAAGAATATCAAAGCCAACATCTTCTTCAGGTACTTGAGGCGGTTTGAAAAATTCGAAAAAACTTTCATAGTCCTCAACCTGGATTACGGGCTCAACATTTTCTAATCCGTTCTTTTGCATCTTCGTGAAACTCTTCTGTGTCAAGCATTTTCCTGGATACCATTCAATATCCGTCCTGCAACGCATCCCACATCAAACAGACCAACAAAAAGAGGACCATAAGTAATCACCAAAATAATAACACAGCAGTTACCCTATTGCTTTATCCAATACAGgtagttcatcatcaaccatgaGATAGGTCTTTGTCAATACAGAATTCTTGAAGAAGGGGTTTGTATCAAAAAAGAATTCAAGCTTAAAACCCTTTGGATCATTGACTCTGCACCACTTGATATCCTTGAGGAATTCTAAAGCTTCTTCGTCATACTCTGAGATCTAAAGCAGAGTGAGTTGCAGTTAGCTAAATGTATGAACTTCACTGCAAGAAACAACAATAGCTTTGGCTATTACCTCCTCTGCCAATATCTCGTTATTCAGCATAGCATTCAGCCAGAAGTTTGGAACGCCTTTCTCTGTACCTAAAAATCACAAGGAGAAGATTAAAAGCCCTTCTGGAATTAATTTACACCAGTTAAGAGAAAGCCTGTCAAAAGTTACCATCTCCTGTCCCTTGATTGTCTCCCTGGTCCAGGGGAGCCACATTGACACCTTCCACTTCAACAATGCCATTTACTATTTCATATCTCTGTGAAGATGCCACAAAATGATTAATCAAGCAGGGGATATATCGAGTCAAAAAAGCTGCAAAGTTATTATAACTTCtacgtttctttttttttttttgttcgtgtctattctctctttttcttcttctttgttttggGGGAGAGGGAGGAGGGAGGAAGCTGATTTTTTTGTCAAGATACACGCAGATGTGGAACAAATTAAACTATCCTTTTCACCTTTGTGTACAGCGGTTCATACAGCTTCTGGTATTTAGTTTCAAGTGCAGCACTCTCCTCCAAAAACTTAGCTTGCAGTTCATCATGTTGACCCTATAAACAGAAAATTCTTAAAGCTCTCTTTTACCTCTTGTAAGAGCAATTAAGATCTAATATATGGTAAGATTCAATACGGTCAACATAATATATAATGCAAGCCCCAGGacccaaaaatttgaaaaggaaACTTACAACTAGCAAATTAATCATTAGAATGAGAGTTTGTTCATTTACAAACATAGTTTACAAACACCAGTTAAATATCATTTATCGGGATAGGTTGAGGGGGGAACCAAAGCATAGACCGATCAACATCAGTATGAGTCCTCCAGAAACCATAGGGAGCGAGTCTGTTTCTCAATGGCCACAACTTACACCAAGTGAAATGTCAAATAGAAATCAATAGGTGAATATTGTCTCTACAAACACGGTCACACTCATCATATCTGTGAAACTATTCTTCTACAAGCAAACATAAGTACCAGGTCAAACACCAACAGAACATCAAGCATGTCTAAACATACAAACCTTCCCGACTCTCTGATACTAAAATAGACAGTTACAATCACCAGTTTGTGCAATGTCGTACTCAAGCCTTTCAAGACCTAAAAGATGGCCTATAAATACTCACTTTGTCTGATTTGAGATATTTTCTAGAGTcttcctttttaatttcttaaggCTGGTCACTGGAATCTCCTTTTTAATGTCTGACTGTTCTAATGTTGTTTCTCAAATCAATGCACTAACCAGGGTTCTTCTATTGGGAAAGAGTCAAGGAGATATCCATGTATGTTAATGTCCTGAGCGAATATAAAAGGCTAACGGAGAGAATGTCAGAGAGAAATATCGTATAATATTCTCGTTATTCACCCCTCAACCCAGAAGAAAGCTAACTGAGGCAACTGTTACTGCCTATTCCAGCATATAACATTCGATTTATACTTTGGATGTGTAACCAAAGCACAATACTTTGAACTGTCAACAACACTTACCTATGGTTCATAACA
Proteins encoded in this window:
- the LOC107021725 gene encoding nucleosome assembly protein 1;4-like, producing MSISIKDRSDSDLLPAAAAALSAEDRALLVNALKNKLQNLAMEDADILTTLSPQVRKRVDALRELQGQHDELQAKFLEESAALETKYQKLYEPLYTKRYEIVNGIVEVEGVNVAPLDQGDNQGTGDGTEKGVPNFWLNAMLNNEILAEEISEYDEEALEFLKDIKWCRVNDPKGFKLEFFFDTNPFFKNSVLTKTYLMVDDELPVLDKAIGTDIEWYPGKCLTQKSFTKMQKNGLENVEPVIQVEDYESFFEFFKPPQVPEEDVGFDILDDSLEQLQYQMEHDYEIGSIIRVKVIPHAVALFTGELGEDEDYEVTEYDDEEEKYEKKSNRAQTEEGQQVVHVQQIAEQE